TGGTTGAATAAGAGTAGAGAACTTACGAGGTTAATACAATGGTgacttcaatctccctaatagtcgaacatatatgtgagggatagagatatgaaacatatgtccatgaagttgctaaattcaagacttgtgtcaaaatccGGGGCAGTCGCCCTAAGTggggaggaagggccatagtaaggccacttaaatacaatgaaacaagagtaagaccatgtagctaatgatgtttgaatattttgttgaagacatgcgtAGTCTAGAAAGGTGATAATGAATAacgtgattatctgaaaggatatgctaatgatagaccactagtacccAAAAAAAatggaaggttaaggaaggtaaattcttcatacatggcaatgtgaatgatagggtcaacgatcCAAAGAAACTAAGAGTATGCATGTAAAGGAatttttatacttgttagagggttaggaacaatggaacctaagGAAGTACTATAGGCCAAATATGGaaggttgcgagtttttagaatgggttaatcatagatctGTGATTTAACCAAAGTACCAAGGCGTTAAGAAAGGCGAAATGAGTGGGAGAAATAAGTatgatgctataataacccaagagggtatttgggcttgatggagagcctctaaagaatcttacaagcaaataagtgttaagtgatatgacgatgaacacactttcccacgaATATCCTAGCAGGAGTTAAGAGGTGAGAGggttaaaaaaaacaaattaaggaaaaagaccacgtaacatgtggaagagtgcatggctattcactagctaggaataatgaggcgagaagaaataagaagaaaatatataaattgagatgtccatggttatcgcaaaatagtttgtatcagaatggtggactcgcctggagcacaagtgttaatagaaggtataaaggactaaccgCAATGTTACCGACTTGGGTAACACTGAATATCAACTAAAATATTTAGAGggagttcatgtctacatattacaatggaaagtgagactactggtGGTGAAATAGTGGTGTGATAAACTCAACAAACCAGACACAATGATACCATGAGTCCATGGGGTGCAGACAAGTGCGTGGCACAATAAGGCTATCTACTATGTATTATAGCAAAATGGAATGGGAATGAATGTCCCAATCACAAAGAAAAGATAGTACTAATGTATTGGCTAGACCGAAAGGGAGAATAAAAAAGGCAAAAAAACACAACCTACCCAAAGAACAAAGGAAAATGTTTGAAATATAGTGAGAGAGGATGAACACTTGTTTCGAATCAAACATGTTTAACATGATAGCTCTTAAGACACAATACCAACAAACACTATTGGTAGCTACAATATTCGGAATAAGGTGAATTACTTATTGAGGATGGAATAATTCTTACACTTAGAAGGAGAACAAGAAGTTTTTGTTGAAgaatttaggaagatttcaagttATTGTTCGGGTCAGTGCTCTTTCTGAGTTGAATGTGCACTAAGGTTGTTGATACGTGTTTTGGGAAGTGTTTAACAGTATGGAGGGATCATGAGAATGTTCACAAAGGAAGTTGAGTGGTTTCTTAAATCCTATAAGGCACACAAAGAGGAAAAAGGTTGACTAGGAAAGgtctgagcacaatgttacattacatttgatgTAATGTCGTGCATGTTGATGATACTAAGGTGTGTGCGCGGGCCAGAAGATGTATTCCTttgaaatagagggttctataagaaaactcatccagtaatctctttgttgagaatttggaagagcaagttgcaagtactcacataagattgtaaccatatcaagaaaattattgaagaactcaaaTCCTAGGAGGTCAGATGTAAGAGAAATATGACATAGATTGTCCACGTTGATGTATTTATGAActacaagagccttcaatatattctttttaaacaaaaggagttgaatctaagacagagaggatggctcgggttacacaaggactatgacatcgacATTCTCTATCACCTAGGAAAGGCTAATATCGTGGCAGATGCacttagtcgaaaatctatggggagtttggctcatttgggggCATATCAGAGGCCGTTAGCCAGGGAGGTTTACCAGTTGGccagtttgggagttcgccttgcggaCTCTAGTGAAGGAGGGGTAATTATACAAAATAGGGCCGAATTACCGCTTGTAGCGGAGGCGAAGGAAAAGTAATTcaacgatccattgttagcacaattgaaagaggggattcacaaacacaataccacaactttttcctttggcatgaatgatggtagTCTACGGTACCAAGACCGTATACGTGTTCCTGATATcgacggtcttcgggaaaggatcatggcagaagctcacacatcCAGGTATTCTGTGTACCtcggttctacaaaaatgtatcatgatctcaagaaaatttattggtggaacaacatgaagagggatgtagcagattttgtagcaaaatgtccaaattgtcaacaagtgaaggccgaacatcaaaggcccggtggattgactcaaagcatagaagtgtggaaatgggagatgatcaatatggattttgtagtagggCTGCCACGCACTCCATGcaggttcgactcaatttgggtgatcgttgaccgactcacaaaatcaacgcacttcttgccagttaaatctaccaacacagcggaacagtatgctcagtggtatatcaaagaaatagtcaggttgcatggcactctagtctcaatcatttcagatcgaggggctcagttcgcggccaacttttggaagaaatttcaacaAGGTTTGGGTACGTAGGTAAACCTTAGCAtagcttttcatccacaaaccgatgggcaagcagagcggactattcagacgcttgaagacatgttgcgtgcctgtactattgatttcaagggtagttgggatgaccatatgccactcatagaatttgcttacaacaacagcttctatgctagtatccaaatggcaccattcgaggcactgtatggtaggagatgcaggtttcccattgggtggttcgaggttggagaagcagaattgatagggccggacctcgtgcatcaggccatggagaaagtcaagattattaaggagaggttgaaactgcttagagtcgccaaaagtcttattcgaacattcgtcgcagagatttggagttcaaagaagatgattgggtatttttgaaagcTTCCCCCATTAAGGGCAttatgcgatttgggaagaaagggaaattaagtccgaggtatgtcggaccgtacagaatcattcagaggattggtcaggtggcatacaagctcgagctacctcccgagatgtcgttggtacatccggtcttccatgtgtctatgttgaagaaggtagtgggagatccgttcACTATTGTGtcagttgaaactattgaggttaatgaagaactatcttatgaagaaattccagttgccattcttgataggcaagtccggaaattgagaaataaggaaattacctccgtaaaagtgttatggcgaaaccagcaggttgaggaagccacttgggaagccgaggaagaaatgagaaagaagtacccacatttgtttgaatagtcatgtaatagcttttatacATTTagttcctatgaactcttatcttttgatttgatccatgttaaactattccattttgattATATGTGTAGCCTATGCAGCCATGGTTGGTGTTATACAAGTTAGGTTATGTCTATGAAACATGTATATcctgttaggatatgtatctgaGCCCTCTGGTAGGTGGATAggtctagttacaaaggaaactctggcgaaattttcagAAATTTAAGGAGTTCACCAAATTCAGGGCTATTGATATATTTCATGATGTGAACAAGctgaagttacataaggatggaTAGTGAATGAATCTTGATcctcattcaaggacgaatgatcctaagcaggggagaatgtaaagccacagaaaattttgctaagtaatctaagatttcatggtgccaagataggctaattattttatcttgagtGCAAGTGAgggttcatgatataatggatatcaattagagatgttaataagtgtataagtcatattataagtgatttggggtctaaggagaggcctaagtctaagccaagttggaaaatatttcataataggctaaagttgtaagtgaatgtgcacaagacctcacttggGACAAGAATATCTCTAGTTATATAAAGTGTTAATTGATGCACagcctatcaaattaaagctattttagtctagtttccaactcattaaaccgttcgtcatttggaggtgtatacagaaagttatgtcCATTTTACCGGAAATGTGTCAGACGCATGACCGCGGCGCGGCCGCAGCAAACCGCGGGAAAACTGGGTGTTTCTGTCTCCGAGCACGGAAAACCGCGCCAAACCGCGGCCGCATGCCCAACATCCCTATAAATACCCCAAAACCGGGTATGGAGCGTCCCTAAGTCATTTTTTTTGAGCTAGGGCTTATTTTATCAAGGGGAATCCGTCTcatacttccctcctatgatccaaggtaatgtttttggagtaatttgagttgattactactcctaaacacttatattaacaaggattaatcttgaaaatccatagattcccattcaaatccctaaattgatcaagaactctacaagtggggattctcaaaattcttactacaagaggtatgtctatcatctctaactactctatggtgattatttatgtatgatatatacattagaactcatgggatggtgagaTTGGAAGACATAGGTGCCTAACCCAGGTTGTGCTGGTGTTGTAGAGATTATGAGATGGGTTATTGGGGTAttattcttgggtgtaatagcattatgtatacatgcatgtacgaattacgtttgtgggaagattgttgaatataaatacgtaaagattgggttggggaatgaaggaaaccttgtatatgagatttgaaatcaagatgctcaactagtatttgataaaatgctcaaatgagctgaaaccatgagtATCTTCCTaaattgtgttcaattttgttatgtctgaagtagattgggattgctagaatttccagaACATCGTAGTAATtaaacgaggtatgtatggctaaaacccccttttatttgaaattgagctccgttgacatttacgaaagtgtggtaagatttgaattggttaatgtattgattgttattgcgcattaattgatttgcaattaactacacatatacgtgaaggatgtgcctcaatgtgagtaatgtaccattcttgataattatagaagtatgaagaatacaattatgtgttgaaatACTTAGGCTATAAGCTAAGAtagaaactgagaattattcatgctagctatgtgcccacttacctgtactgcaacttgaattacttttgtatatgcctatgatcacaacctgCATGATGAATACTAAAAATGGAAAACGATGTGATAATGGTGGCCCTGAGTTCCAaggaattgatatgatatatatatgaaataaagattcagatgtgatgactaatgagaaaggaacaacgcctagatacagcggcctagccgatcgggtcgtgatcggacaccatgccgcacacttGGTGGTAATATGCTGATATTGAATTTCGGATAAAggaaatgaaatagtgattgagatatatgcctccaatgaggcaacctagccggttgggtcgtgatcggactccgctcaagatagcggtggtattaagaacagtgatgaagatatgatagaaatgccccaaactaagttttagaaattatatgaaggattaaatgaattgcatatttgatttactcatgtgatttatttgtacttgcttgatagttctttctagtaaaatggtgtttagttatacatagtagtgctattcgatggcactaacgtcccttttgctgggggcgctatatttttttatgaatgtaggtggctccattacGGATAGTGCCGATCATGCATAGCagagtaccttcttctcaaagtcttggtgagcccctttttccttcaaggggttatattgtacatcttcctattttggactttcacttttgaggtatagctggggccttgttgccggcattgttatcatatcttttgtatccttagaggctccgtagatgtttgtgtgggttatgtatgggtattggataggtcaatggactatgttgtaaccttgtactcttgctttcttctacactataacttgtatggaaccttggaagtttaaccatgttttaaatgttgtgatataaaatgaactaagatgttgaatgtactatcttttctagtttaaataaaggtaagcatggcttccttattcctatcgagttgggtagatagcggttgacaaggcttgctcagttgggttcactcgattgagcgccggtcgtgccttccgaagttggggcgtgacattGTATCTACAACAGAGTTGATAACTCTGGCTATATGTTGATCTCCATgaatttgacagattccccatggtgatggaaatttagtaacttgatgcaaggttgaaggaacaacatccatttcgtggatccatggtctcccaagaatcatgttgtaagccatctctATATCTACCACCTGGACCTTTGTATCTTTGATGACTCCTTCAGTGAATATGGTGAGTGTTAACTCTCCTTTCGTGAGGATactagaattatcaaatccagatagagtatgcgcctttggtatcattttatcttcagcttgcatctaacgtaatactcttagcaaaataatgttcatggaactacctagatcaatcaaaacccgtttcacattagtatcatgtacaattaaagatattaccagtgtgtcgttatgaggggttaatacgccATCTACATCTGCGTCATTGaatgtaatgttgtcttcctctaaaacatgCTGCActcgtttcccttgggtaattgttactttggaaattttgttagctgcagtatatgatataccattgatgtcttcacccccacttataacgttgacagttcttttgggagaaggtggttttggatgCTCCTGcttgttcttcatgtaagcttgcttgcctttctcactgaacaactcagtaagatatccttgttttaataaatgatcgacttcactttgtaaaaatctacaATCTGGTGTTTTATGTccgtggtcattatgaaactcgcaccaatggtcagggtttCTCCTATTtagattcgatctcatttcctttggccatcgaaccttatctcccatgcttctcaaaacagctacgagctcggaggtgctgacgttgaagttgtaaccaccgaatctcggttttaaatttctatcatcatctcgtgactcatagttgtttcgctcgttcctgaatcttgatgaagaacctgattctctatttCTTGATCTGTGATAGTACCTCTAATTATCCTGCTTTGATCGTGAGTCCtttcccgcaggtcccatgtaaggctcgtaccCGTTTTTACCGGATCCTTTTTCAGTCTTCGCACGTCTCAAACTtaccttttcttccttttgaactcgtggaacagtatcttcctcattCCTCAGCTTtgtgctatacctgttataaacatcattccacgttgtagctgaGAATTATCGAAGGATTTCCTTGAGTCTCCTTGTGgcttccgagcttttttcattcaaattacttgtgaaagctatagctgtccagttgtcaggtacacatggcaatgtcattctttcacgttgaaatctgtccacgaattctctaagcagttctgagtcccctttcttgattttgaaaatatcctccattcttttctctactttttgagctcccgagtgtgctttgatgaaagaatctgcaagctcagcaaaagaatttatacaattttcaggtaaaagagaataccatgttagcgcTTCTTTGGTAAgcgtttcaccaaattttttgactaatactgattcaatctcctgcttagtcaaacgttgccttttacgcccgttgtgaatgcagtcacgtgatctcgtgggtctgttgttccattatattttggaatatcaggcattttgaacttttttggaattgggagtggagcagcacttggcttccagggttgttgcgaatatctatccatatctacccctttgattatgggtggcaccccgggtatctgctctatgcgctcacttttctccttgagctgtttctgcaaggttagtactaaattttgtaaatcagaattaattacattacctaGTTCTCTCTCCTGTGATTCACTGGAAGTTCCACCGctgcctgagttaacaagcccgAAACGAGGGTTTTCcaaagtgttattatttggagtaggtgtgggtgttgcaacaggtaactggttaacaagtGCCTCAACAGCTTTGTTGACATGAGCAACAATTAATTTTTGCAAAGCTTCATTAACAgcttcagcattttcaaattgagcatacttgtttatttgagacccatcaggagtaccctcacgagattgcCGTGGAGAGTCTCGTGGAGTAGGAACTTGAGTGTTAATATTCTATGGATTTCCCTGattttgttggttctcttggtttccttgagtcttgtcattgttgttcgacataattgatgcaacaagaaaagttaagtgaaaagaaaataaattatcagttttccggtaacggaaccaatttgtttaaccaaaaaatgaaattttagtcaaagctagaatttagaagaacacgggttactgataatcaaaagaatgtataaaaggaagtaatttaggtagcaagagagaaatcaagagaaaaacaagtaaaccaaagttttTCCAATAGTGTTTTTTgtgtccctacaattgatcagatatctcccttttatagatatcttggagatatacgttttgcccaaatcataatgaggttattatgagtaattaaagacattgaatgctatgttaaataatcattacattcaatacaaattctctaacgtattccacatttaatgctTATTAAATGTCATATCTGtactcttttctattgtcagattcattccttttgattctcggacataaataacttagataggtacgggcgctgagttatttgaataactgtccgtgcctcttcctcttccatttgctcgtatctgttgcaactcgtacctcttggctagttgtaattctttgactatttgaccaatCTACATGTCTCGACACATCACCTTTATATTCAaatacaatttttcccaatacaagtTACTTACAAAAACATTAGCAATATTTCTTTCAAATGTATGTATCTTGTTTCACAGGTATGATCCTTCTTGTATGGTATATCTTGGTATCTAATATGTGAGCTTCAATGCATGCTACGCGTTCATAGAGAAGCACAAGTTATCAGACTCTATTGAAGAAGAGGCAACAAATACTGTTGACAAAACTCTTGCTTTACGTTTCCTTGGATATGGATAGATGGCAGCAAGCTCCCGAACATGGTTTAATACATGCTGAGGAATTGAGGACCAACCATGCTTCTCCCTTGCCGCGACCTGCAAATGTTGTAGTTTTTAAATAATGCTAAGCAATTGAGAAAGAGCTGATCTTTAAACAGGAAATTCAGAATAGCAAACGACTTAAATATACCAAGCCACAACTAGATTTTTTCCATAAATCCTCTTCTATTTATTAAAGGGATCGGAGCAATAGCTCCAAGCATAATACCATGACACACTCGTAAGGAAAAGAATATGGCTTTGCAACATGATATTCATATTAATTATGTGCAAAGAATCATAAAAGTGAATGTTTTAATTAAAATTGAAGTGAAAGCGGACATGTTAGAGGGTTTCAATTGATAGGAGGAATACCATACCCCTCTCTAGCTCTTCAACCGTTGGCGAGTAGCCCTCAAAAGATTCCGCCATTTGTCCTGATAGAAGAAAGGGACTGTTATAGAATGAATCTAGACATTTACTATAGGATGAATCTAGACACTTATTATTGAATGAATGTAGACTCTTTCTTAGTAGTGTCCATAAATAGCAGATTTATAAgaatctcttttatttctttccttagttaGCATCTGATGTACATGTATTTATATTGCTCACCTCTTGGAATGACAACACAAGTTATTCTTTCTATTCCGTTCACAAAGACTAAAGTCATACCAAAAATATATGGAAAGAAGAAAATTACTACAGTATATGATAGTACTAACAGTTACATACCTTCAGATCAAGTGGGCTATGATGTGCAGATGATTGGAAATACAACCTCTTTATGTCAGTCCATCTGCCTACACCATACTGAGATACACCCTCCACCAACTTTAGGACCTCAGGTGTCGACCAATAGTTATGTTTTCTGTTTTGGTTAGCGCCTCGTGTCTCAATCCCTGTAGTCCAATCATCTTCAGATGTAGTATTATCATTCGACTGGTCCGAAAGACAGCCAGAAGAATCAACTTGTGCCTCAGATAAGCATTTGAAGGAATTCCATTGGATATGTTCTCTCCTTTTCACATGTTGAACCCTTGGCTTTTTTCGGAAATTGAATACACTTGCAAAGGCAGTAGACGCTTTAAGGAGCTCTTCACGACTTGCTGGTGAAAGGACTTTAGACCCTTCATTTTCActcaaaactagagagcatttCATGTCCTGGTTTTGCAAACCAAATGTTATGTGGTGATTCAGCCATTGCTTATTCGTGACAGAAGTTTGATGTCCAAACATCTTACTGAACACCTCGAGTAGTCTATCAGTTGACATGTCATCAAATCCCAGACAATTGTGATTGTCTAATCGTAGAGCATCATAATCAGATGAGTTACTTGGATCAGAAAACTTTAACACATCAATGCCACAAATTTTTCCATTTGAATCAGCAAGCTGGTTTTCCAACTTTAGATTTTCAATATAGGATATATTGACATCACTAAGGGTGGGAGTTTCTTCCTCAATTTTAATATCCGATAAATAGATAAAAGCAGGACTAAAAGTAACTTAGCAACTAAAAGATATTTAATTAGGTTAGAAACAAAGTAGGAAAAGGAAGAGTAGACAAGCATGATATGGGAAATGCAAGGAACTGCTTACCCAAAAGGTAATCTTCACATGAAATGGAGCAATAATTTTCGTCATATCCGTTTGAAAATCCATCAATAAGCTGCAAAATCAGGTATGTGCAAATAATCAATGACAACGGAAGCTATTGAACAACATAAAAAGAGAAACAAATCAGACTTAAAGGGGAAGATTAAACTCAATGACTTCAAACTAATCAGAAAAAAAACGAACAAATTAATAAATGTAAGAGCTCTAGAATATAACAATTTTGCCTTGCTCACAAAGACACATACCTTCTTCCTAGTTTCATCCTCGTGGATAAGAGTTATGGGAATTGAATCTAGGTGAAATATCGGAGACCAAAATATATTAGTTATtggaaaaaaataagaaagataaataGAAATCAACAGTCAATGAACCACTCAAAGTAGCCATTTAATCTCATCTCTGATTCACATAGCTCAAGCACATAAGACTAATTACCACGATCAACAGACTCCAGAGCTGAAAAATCCTTAAATTAGCTCTCTGGAACACTGAATGTACATGTCTTAAGATCTAGAAGAGTATCAGCCATATCATCATACTTAGGTTCTGCTAATAAATGCTCCACTCCTATGGCTTCCTACTTTGATACAAAATAATCAGAGGCAGCGCCTATGACCTACAAAATCATACAAATTTAAACAACATAAAGTAAAAAGAAGATTATTCTTCAGAATGTGTAGCATATTCTTGAACAGCTGAATGTTTAGGTACCTGTTCTGGCTCCTGTTGAAAGATACCTGCAC
The Nicotiana sylvestris chromosome 11, ASM39365v2, whole genome shotgun sequence DNA segment above includes these coding regions:
- the LOC138881716 gene encoding uncharacterized protein, producing MGDKVRWPKEMRSNLNRRNPDHWCEFHNDHGHKTPDCRFLQSEVDHLLKQGYLTELFSEKGKQAYMKNKQEHPKPPSPKRTVNVISGGEDINGISYTAANKISKVTITQGKRVQHVLEEDNITFNDADVDGVLTPHNDTLMQAEDKMIPKAHTLSGFDNSSILTKGELTLTIFTEGVIKDTKVQVVDIEMAYNMILGRPWIHEMDVVPSTLHQVTKFPSPWGICQIHGDQHIARVINSVVDTMSRPNFGRHDRRSIE
- the LOC104222531 gene encoding uncharacterized protein isoform X2, translating into MKLGRSLLMDFQTDMTKIIAPFHVKITFWDMKCSLVLSENEGSKVLSPASREELLKASTAFASVFNFRKKPRVQHVKRREHIQWNSFKCLSEAQVDSSGCLSDQSNDNTTSEDDWTTGIETRGANQNRKHNYWSTPEVLKLVEGVSQYGVGRWTDIKRLYFQSSAHHSPLDLKDKWRNLLRATRQRLKS
- the LOC104222531 gene encoding uncharacterized protein isoform X1 produces the protein MKLGRSLLMDFQTDMTKIIAPFHVKITFWLADSNGKICGIDVLKFSDPSNSSDYDALRLDNHNCLGFDDMSTDRLLEVFSKMFGHQTSVTNKQWLNHHITFGLQNQDMKCSLVLSENEGSKVLSPASREELLKASTAFASVFNFRKKPRVQHVKRREHIQWNSFKCLSEAQVDSSGCLSDQSNDNTTSEDDWTTGIETRGANQNRKHNYWSTPEVLKLVEGVSQYGVGRWTDIKRLYFQSSAHHSPLDLKDKWRNLLRATRQRLKS